One Scylla paramamosain isolate STU-SP2022 chromosome 7, ASM3559412v1, whole genome shotgun sequence DNA window includes the following coding sequences:
- the LOC135102430 gene encoding uncharacterized protein LOC135102430, with translation MASGFEGDNVLVTMSRMMRLCCPDPATTLIAPPLPSHGSLLEDPHQVTNPLGGLHQGGRYTILPTISVVAPWDDPVHHNLVKDNALSDSNAVTYVVTPTPVLPPPTPAARPSWVGDAALNATHRFYNVLRAVMHGGELEARPALRGEDKRGVEEFSTGVTPRSSIQTAINSGLDPAISPLIQVCAALAVVVVVMVLLFHWHHVRQECLRERRALRRLARRYGMARDLYQEDDDLEKNDSSHVTDVTL, from the exons ATGGCTTCTGGGTTTGAAGGCGACAATGTACTGGTAACAATGTCAAGGATGATGAGGCTGTGCTGCCCAGACCCCGCCACAACGCTGATAGCCCCACCACTACCTTCCCACGGCTCTTTGCTAGAGGATCCCCATCAGGTTACCAATCCTTTGGGCGGTCTTCATCAG GGCGGCCGCTACACTATCCTGCCCACTATATCCGTGGTGGCACCATGGGATGACCCTGTCCACCACAACCTTGTTAAGGACAATGCTTTGAGTGACAGCAACGCTGTAACTTATGTGGTCACACCCACACCTGTCCTCCCACCGCCTACTCCTGCGGCCCGGCCTTCATGGGTGGGTGACGCGGCACTCAACGCCACCCACCGCTTCTACAATGTACTGCGGGCGGTGATGCACGGCGGGGAGCTCGAGGCTCGTCCCGCCCTCAG GGGCGAGGACAAACGTGGCGTGGAGGAGTTCTCGACGGGAGTGACGCCGCGGTCCTCCATTCAGACTGCCATCAACTCTGGCCTAGACCCCGCCATCTCACCCCTTATCCAG GTGTGCGCGGctctggcagtggtggtggtagtgatggtgctgCTCTTCCACTGGCATCACGTGCGCCAAGAGTGTCTGAGGGAGCGCCGCGCCCTCCGCCGCCTGGCTCGGCGATATGGCATGGCTCGTGACCTCTACCAAGAAGACGACGACTTAGAGAAGAACGACTCCTCTCATGTGACAGACGTAAcgctctga
- the LOC135102429 gene encoding probable glutamate receptor isoform X2 yields the protein MSGWKIELLRIVLLVGVTAGRIQSLASPFLKESFQLSSSEVLLEELITGPLRGRDIFLFVDEYTRFSMPTLPSDANTILMATHKGFNVGHYPNYCLRGSSYIAILLFSRTPSELFHHLSLSAAWNPTFLLLINMNATQSSMTILDHEVVQRSKHLVLLQPFNKGTINTFLVLTSFPFRARPHAAMSLWHKTYFRSDADLFLDRHPNMEGATLRLGSWCDDYPFIYLRHPSDDQCVGANLDTLTLIAAKLNFSYEVQKETQDQNWGALENGRWTGMLGDLVYNNKHLVINLFLVNYERWRDFDTTYPYHAEGFGFLAPLPPPVPQWKSITYPFTGIMWLAVIACTLIVSLLSALLPAVMEKDSVDYVRHILMVYGGILRQAVQLRGVEWLAAWWLSCIIITTAYTTNLVAFLTVPVYPTRMETVAELAQSHLRLTMQDYGNFVPAALKESSDQSLAALGNKLDLFTYELEYDPGFRGIRNREQVLIETYSYLSNLQMQYNATRYSYLMKEQIYSGHSAWFLPKNTPYTTKFSHLLTRLRETGILYKFFIYHFPPSDGQNQPLQTHLWHTASVQSTAPGWSR from the exons atGTCAGGGTGGAAGATCGAGTTACTCAGAATTGTGTTACTGGTGGGAGTAACAGCAGGAAGAATACAATCCCTCGCATCCCCCTTCCTTAAAGAGTCTTTTCAACTCTCCTCCAGTGAAGTCCTTCTCGAGGAACTTATTACTGGTCCCCTTCGAGGCCGCGACATATTCCTATTCGTAGATGAATATACCCGCTTCTCAATGCCGACCCTCCCGAGTGACGCAAACACCATCCTGATGGCTACACACAAGGGCTTCAATGTGGGGCATTACCCAAACTACTGCTTACGGGGCTCCAGCTACATAGCTATTCTCCTATTCTCCAGAACACCTTCTGAACTtttccatcacctctctctgtctgctgcGTGGAATCCCACCTTTCTCTTACTAATAAATATGAACGCCACGCAATCATCAATGACTATTCTGGATCACGAGGTGGTGCAGCGTTCCAAGCACCTGGTGCTATTGCAGCCCTTCAATAAAGGTACCATAAACACTTTCCTTGTTCTCACCAGCTTTCCCTTCCGTGCGAGGCCTCATGCTGCCATGAGTCTATGGCATAAAACGTATTTTCGATCAGACGCAGACTTATTCCTAGATCGTCATCCCAACATGGAGGGCGCCACGTTACGCTTGGGTTCTTGGTGCGACgactatccatttatctatctccgACACCCCAGTGACGATCAGTGTGTTGGTGCCAACCTGGACACTCTGACCCTGATCGCCGCCAAACTCAACTTCAGTTACGAAGTACAGAAAGAAACCCAAGACCAGAACTGGGGGGCCTTGGAAAATGGCCGCTGGACAGGCATGCTAGGAGATTTGGTTTATAATAATAAGCACCTCGTAATCAATCTTTTCCTTGTTAATTACGAGCGATGGCGAGACTTCGACACCACATATCCATACCACGCCGAGGGGTTCGGGTTCTTGGCTCCCCTGCCGCCTCCAGTCCCGCAGTGGAAGAGCATCACTTATCCCTTCACGGGCATCATGTGGCTGGCCGTGATCGCCTGCACGCTCATCGTGTCTCTGCTGTCCGCCCTCCTGCCCGCCGTCATGGAGAAGGACAGTGTGGACTACGTCAGACACATCTTGATG GTGTACGGCGGGATCCTGCGGCAAGCGGTACAGCTGCGAGGTGTGGAGTGGCTGGCGGCGTGGTGGTTGTcgtgcatcatcatcaccactgcctaCACCACCAACCTTGTTGCTTTCCTCACTGTGCCTGTGTACCCAACACGAATGGAGACAGTGGCTGAGCTGGCTCAGTCTCATCTCAG GCTGACAATGCAGGACTACGGGAACTTCGTGCCCGCTGCCCTCAAGGAGTCCTCAGACCAGAGTCTCGCTGCTTTGGGCAATAAGCTTGATCTGTTCACGTATGAGCTAGAGTACGACCCAGGGTTCAGAGGCATCCGCAATCGTGAACAAGTCTTGATCGAGACTTACTCATACCTAAGTAACCTTCAGATGCAGTACAACGCCACACGTTACTCCTACCTCATGAAGGAACAG atctaTTCTGGTCACAGTGCATGGTTCCTGCCCAAGAACACGCCTTACACGACCAAGTTCTCGCATCTCCTCACCAGACTGCGGGAGACCGGGATCCTTTATAAATTTTTCATATACCATTTCCCTCCAAGTGACGGCCAAAATCAA
- the LOC135102429 gene encoding probable glutamate receptor isoform X1, whose product MSGWKIELLRIVLLVGVTAGRIQSLASPFLKESFQLSSSEVLLEELITGPLRGRDIFLFVDEYTRFSMPTLPSDANTILMATHKGFNVGHYPNYCLRGSSYIAILLFSRTPSELFHHLSLSAAWNPTFLLLINMNATQSSMTILDHEVVQRSKHLVLLQPFNKGTINTFLVLTSFPFRARPHAAMSLWHKTYFRSDADLFLDRHPNMEGATLRLGSWCDDYPFIYLRHPSDDQCVGANLDTLTLIAAKLNFSYEVQKETQDQNWGALENGRWTGMLGDLVYNNKHLVINLFLVNYERWRDFDTTYPYHAEGFGFLAPLPPPVPQWKSITYPFTGIMWLAVIACTLIVSLLSALLPAVMEKDSVDYVRHILMVYGGILRQAVQLRGVEWLAAWWLSCIIITTAYTTNLVAFLTVPVYPTRMETVAELAQSHLRLTMQDYGNFVPAALKESSDQSLAALGNKLDLFTYELEYDPGFRGIRNREQVLIETYSYLSNLQMQYNATRYSYLMKEQIYSGHSAWFLPKNTPYTTKFSHLLTRLRETGILYKFFIYHFPPSDGQNQRTQTPRLRVDQLQGAFLLLLLGLALSFSTFMIEYATKKYETNKLAVFQY is encoded by the exons atGTCAGGGTGGAAGATCGAGTTACTCAGAATTGTGTTACTGGTGGGAGTAACAGCAGGAAGAATACAATCCCTCGCATCCCCCTTCCTTAAAGAGTCTTTTCAACTCTCCTCCAGTGAAGTCCTTCTCGAGGAACTTATTACTGGTCCCCTTCGAGGCCGCGACATATTCCTATTCGTAGATGAATATACCCGCTTCTCAATGCCGACCCTCCCGAGTGACGCAAACACCATCCTGATGGCTACACACAAGGGCTTCAATGTGGGGCATTACCCAAACTACTGCTTACGGGGCTCCAGCTACATAGCTATTCTCCTATTCTCCAGAACACCTTCTGAACTtttccatcacctctctctgtctgctgcGTGGAATCCCACCTTTCTCTTACTAATAAATATGAACGCCACGCAATCATCAATGACTATTCTGGATCACGAGGTGGTGCAGCGTTCCAAGCACCTGGTGCTATTGCAGCCCTTCAATAAAGGTACCATAAACACTTTCCTTGTTCTCACCAGCTTTCCCTTCCGTGCGAGGCCTCATGCTGCCATGAGTCTATGGCATAAAACGTATTTTCGATCAGACGCAGACTTATTCCTAGATCGTCATCCCAACATGGAGGGCGCCACGTTACGCTTGGGTTCTTGGTGCGACgactatccatttatctatctccgACACCCCAGTGACGATCAGTGTGTTGGTGCCAACCTGGACACTCTGACCCTGATCGCCGCCAAACTCAACTTCAGTTACGAAGTACAGAAAGAAACCCAAGACCAGAACTGGGGGGCCTTGGAAAATGGCCGCTGGACAGGCATGCTAGGAGATTTGGTTTATAATAATAAGCACCTCGTAATCAATCTTTTCCTTGTTAATTACGAGCGATGGCGAGACTTCGACACCACATATCCATACCACGCCGAGGGGTTCGGGTTCTTGGCTCCCCTGCCGCCTCCAGTCCCGCAGTGGAAGAGCATCACTTATCCCTTCACGGGCATCATGTGGCTGGCCGTGATCGCCTGCACGCTCATCGTGTCTCTGCTGTCCGCCCTCCTGCCCGCCGTCATGGAGAAGGACAGTGTGGACTACGTCAGACACATCTTGATG GTGTACGGCGGGATCCTGCGGCAAGCGGTACAGCTGCGAGGTGTGGAGTGGCTGGCGGCGTGGTGGTTGTcgtgcatcatcatcaccactgcctaCACCACCAACCTTGTTGCTTTCCTCACTGTGCCTGTGTACCCAACACGAATGGAGACAGTGGCTGAGCTGGCTCAGTCTCATCTCAG GCTGACAATGCAGGACTACGGGAACTTCGTGCCCGCTGCCCTCAAGGAGTCCTCAGACCAGAGTCTCGCTGCTTTGGGCAATAAGCTTGATCTGTTCACGTATGAGCTAGAGTACGACCCAGGGTTCAGAGGCATCCGCAATCGTGAACAAGTCTTGATCGAGACTTACTCATACCTAAGTAACCTTCAGATGCAGTACAACGCCACACGTTACTCCTACCTCATGAAGGAACAG atctaTTCTGGTCACAGTGCATGGTTCCTGCCCAAGAACACGCCTTACACGACCAAGTTCTCGCATCTCCTCACCAGACTGCGGGAGACCGGGATCCTTTATAAATTTTTCATATACCATTTCCCTCCAAGTGACGGCCAAAATCAA AGAACCCAGACCCCGAGGCTGCGCGTGGACCAGCTGCAGggcgccttcctcctcctcctgctgggcTTGGCCTTGTCTTTTTCCACATTTATGATAGAATATGcaacaaaaaaatacgaaacaaaTAAACTAGCAGTATTTCAATATTAA